A region of Candidatus Omnitrophota bacterium DNA encodes the following proteins:
- a CDS encoding fumarate hydratase has translation MKKINVKKIKSAVAKLAVEANLILRGDIVRAIRKAYLAEKDRKAKNILKILLSNAAIAKYERIAICQDTGMAVVFIEIGQGVSLTGGSLSGAVNDGIREGYKKGHLRKSVVADPILRVNTRDNAPAVIHEEIVPGNKVRITVVPKGFGSENKTAVKMLNPTQGADEIGAFVIESVKKAGADACPPYIIGVGLGGTLDKACLLSKKALMRPIDKRSAKRHIAGLEKELFKKINALKIGPMGFGGGATCLGVNIETYPTHIAGLPVCVSISCHATRSATATL, from the coding sequence ATGAAAAAGATAAATGTCAAAAAAATAAAGTCCGCGGTCGCGAAGCTCGCGGTCGAGGCAAACCTCATCCTGCGCGGGGATATTGTCCGCGCCATAAGGAAAGCATACCTGGCCGAAAAAGACCGGAAGGCCAAAAATATCCTTAAAATACTCCTCTCCAACGCCGCGATAGCGAAATATGAAAGAATAGCGATCTGCCAGGATACCGGGATGGCAGTCGTATTTATAGAGATAGGACAGGGCGTCAGCCTTACGGGCGGCAGTCTTTCCGGAGCGGTCAATGACGGTATCCGCGAAGGATACAAAAAAGGCCACCTGCGCAAATCTGTTGTCGCCGACCCTATCCTGAGGGTCAATACAAGGGATAACGCGCCTGCGGTCATACACGAGGAGATAGTCCCGGGGAACAAAGTAAGGATAACCGTCGTACCCAAAGGGTTCGGCAGCGAGAACAAGACCGCCGTCAAGATGCTCAACCCTACCCAGGGCGCGGATGAGATCGGGGCGTTCGTGATCGAATCGGTAAAGAAAGCCGGCGCCGACGCATGCCCGCCGTATATTATAGGCGTGGGCCTCGGCGGCACCCTTGATAAGGCATGCCTTTTGTCTAAAAAAGCGCTGATGCGCCCTATAGATAAACGGAGCGCAAAACGCCATATCGCGGGGTTGGAAAAGGAATTATTTAAGAAGATAAACGCCTTAAAGATCGGCCCGATGGGGTTCGGCGGCGGGGCCACCTGCCTGGGCGTCAATATAGAGACATATCCGACCCATATAGCCGGCCTTCCGGTCTGCGTAAGCATATCCTGCCACGCGACGAGGAGCGCGACAGCCACACTTTAG
- the feoB gene encoding ferrous iron transport protein B yields MSCHPRLSGKAYMHKFGAKVCGADIVLAGNPNTGKSCLFNQLTTTDAIVSNYPGTTVEILEGKTAIGDKVLHVADLPGIYNLGSSSDDERVATDYIIEKKPGVIVNMVDAALLERNLYLTLQLLELQVPMVIALNFYEELEDKGISIDYKNLSALLGVPVVPIDALRGAGIDLLVRTIDAVMSGPADLDHYNVIYDDHIERAIDKIAGIVEEDDIPKRAAAINLLEEDDVEWGKAGHKEKIRRIIDELSKEHALDLNTEIARERHGQAALIAQKVMIKGKPKKHFKDFLDRFTTEPLTGSISLVIVMSVIFFALFTVGNYLSDLVGKWFDIIVTNPTAPLIKVIPSTILQTTLSWGLQGVNAGMQIALPYIFVFYLALGALEDTGYLPRMAYLLDRLMHKMHLHGNAIIPMMLGFGCSVPAVLATRILPNKKDRILTSILICMIPCSARTAVIFGAVGKFIGAGYALLIYGIVLLLIFAVGYILGKFLPGESTGLIMEMPEYRLPQLKNVWKKTWMRVRGFIGIAFPLIIIGSIVLGLLKAYGILEILAKPFSPIINGWLMLPAVAGITLIYGILRKEMALALLFVLGGSSSLLNFMTPLQIFIFALVVALYFPCIGTLAVLKHEFGWKKSLIISLFTIVLAVTIGGLVGRLFLIIGIP; encoded by the coding sequence ATGAGCTGCCATCCCCGGCTTTCAGGGAAAGCCTATATGCATAAATTCGGCGCAAAAGTTTGCGGCGCAGATATTGTGCTTGCCGGAAATCCAAATACAGGCAAGAGCTGCCTTTTTAACCAGCTTACTACTACTGATGCTATAGTATCAAATTATCCGGGAACGACTGTCGAGATCCTTGAGGGCAAAACCGCAATTGGCGATAAGGTTCTGCATGTAGCTGATCTGCCAGGCATATACAATCTTGGCTCATCAAGCGATGATGAAAGAGTCGCCACCGATTATATTATTGAGAAAAAGCCCGGCGTAATAGTAAATATGGTGGATGCCGCGCTTTTAGAGCGCAATCTTTACCTGACCCTGCAATTACTGGAGCTGCAGGTCCCGATGGTCATAGCCTTGAATTTTTATGAAGAGTTAGAAGATAAGGGCATCAGCATAGATTATAAAAACCTGAGCGCATTACTGGGCGTGCCTGTTGTGCCTATTGATGCGTTGCGCGGAGCAGGCATAGACCTGCTGGTCAGGACAATAGATGCTGTTATGAGCGGTCCTGCCGATCTCGATCATTATAATGTTATATATGATGACCATATAGAAAGGGCAATTGATAAGATCGCGGGGATCGTCGAAGAGGATGATATCCCGAAACGAGCGGCGGCAATCAACCTGCTTGAAGAAGATGATGTTGAATGGGGGAAAGCCGGGCATAAGGAAAAGATCAGAAGGATCATAGATGAACTCAGCAAAGAGCATGCCCTTGATCTTAATACGGAGATCGCGCGGGAGCGCCATGGCCAGGCGGCATTAATAGCCCAGAAAGTAATGATTAAGGGCAAGCCGAAAAAGCATTTTAAGGATTTTCTCGACAGGTTTACGACCGAGCCCCTGACGGGAAGCATCTCGCTGGTTATTGTAATGAGCGTGATTTTCTTCGCCCTGTTTACGGTGGGGAATTATCTTAGCGACCTGGTCGGGAAATGGTTTGACATAATTGTCACTAACCCAACGGCCCCCCTCATAAAGGTGATCCCGAGTACGATTTTGCAGACAACTCTTAGCTGGGGGCTGCAAGGCGTAAATGCAGGGATGCAAATAGCGCTGCCGTATATCTTTGTCTTTTATCTGGCGCTGGGCGCATTGGAAGATACAGGGTATCTTCCCCGCATGGCTTATCTTTTGGACAGGTTAATGCATAAGATGCACTTGCACGGCAACGCCATCATACCAATGATGCTCGGATTCGGCTGCAGCGTTCCGGCAGTGCTTGCAACGCGCATATTGCCTAATAAGAAAGACAGGATATTGACCTCCATTTTGATTTGCATGATCCCATGTTCAGCAAGGACTGCTGTTATCTTCGGCGCAGTCGGGAAATTTATCGGGGCAGGTTATGCGCTTTTGATCTATGGGATCGTGTTATTGCTTATATTTGCGGTTGGCTACATCCTTGGGAAGTTCCTGCCCGGTGAATCGACCGGGCTTATAATGGAGATGCCGGAATACCGGTTACCCCAGCTTAAGAATGTCTGGAAAAAGACATGGATGAGAGTAAGAGGTTTTATCGGGATCGCATTTCCCTTGATTATCATAGGCTCTATTGTCTTGGGCCTGCTCAAAGCTTATGGTATCCTCGAAATCCTCGCAAAACCCTTTTCTCCGATTATTAACGGCTGGCTTATGCTCCCTGCTGTTGCGGGTATTACGCTGATCTACGGAATACTAAGAAAAGAAATGGCATTAGCATTGCTGTTTGTGCTCGGGGGAAGCTCGAGCCTGTTGAATTTTATGACTCCTCTGCAGATATTCATATTCGCCCTGGTTGTTGCCTTGTACTTCCCTTGCATTGGGACCCTTGCGGTTTTAAAGCATGAGTTTGGCTGGAAGAAAAGTCTGATAATATCATTGTTTACCATTGTCCTGGCTGTTACGATAGGCGGGCTTGTCGGGAGATTGTTTCTTATAATAGGGATTCCTTAA
- a CDS encoding FumA C-terminus/TtdB family hydratase beta subunit yields the protein MIRSIQLPLKDDVIKTLRAGDEVLLNGPVYTARDQAHFRLVGAYAKKKMPLDLRGQVIYYAGPTPARPGKAVGSCGPTTSSRMDFFTPHLLKAGLKGMIGKGSRSEDVRRAIKRHKAVYFITIAGAGAYLSKMIIDAKPVLYKDLGAEAVYELKLKDFPAIVGIDAMGKEI from the coding sequence ATGATACGCTCTATCCAGTTACCTCTTAAAGACGACGTAATAAAAACTCTCAGGGCAGGCGATGAGGTGTTGCTGAACGGCCCTGTCTATACCGCCCGCGACCAGGCGCATTTCAGGCTGGTAGGGGCATACGCGAAAAAGAAGATGCCGTTGGACCTCAGGGGCCAGGTGATCTATTACGCGGGGCCCACTCCCGCGCGCCCGGGGAAAGCCGTAGGCTCATGCGGCCCGACCACTTCAAGCAGGATGGATTTCTTTACGCCGCACCTCTTGAAGGCCGGGCTTAAGGGAATGATAGGAAAAGGTTCGCGTTCCGAGGATGTCAGGCGCGCGATAAAGAGGCATAAGGCGGTCTATTTTATCACTATCGCCGGCGCCGGCGCGTATCTTTCCAAAATGATAATAGACGCGAAGCCGGTCTTGTATAAAGACCTGGGCGCGGAGGCTGTTTACGAATTGAAGTTAAAAGATTTTCCCGCTATCGTCGGGATAGACGCAATGGGAAAGGAAATATAG
- a CDS encoding metal-dependent transcriptional regulator — translation MKKEDYLEEMYMIQYRNNRAARVTELARVLKVSDPSVSEMIRRLEKEKLVTFERFGGISLTALGIKEARKIVRKHQLLEVFFSRVLNLKIKKDIHEEAHAMEHALSDAATDKLDSMLKKPKLCPDGNPIPDKNSNVVELTQLPEKSKAEVVFVASKSKACFERLNSLGFVPQAKVRVVRKLNGGPLILNIKGSKIALGPDVCASIFVEKK, via the coding sequence ATGAAAAAAGAAGATTACCTCGAAGAAATGTATATGATCCAGTACCGCAATAACCGCGCTGCAAGGGTTACTGAACTGGCACGTGTGCTTAAGGTTTCCGATCCAAGCGTTTCCGAAATGATAAGAAGGCTTGAAAAGGAGAAATTAGTTACTTTCGAGCGTTTCGGCGGGATCAGCCTTACTGCCTTAGGGATCAAAGAAGCCAGAAAAATAGTCAGAAAGCATCAGCTTCTGGAGGTCTTTTTCAGCAGGGTACTAAATCTGAAAATAAAAAAAGATATCCATGAGGAAGCGCATGCCATGGAACATGCTTTATCTGACGCGGCAACGGATAAGCTTGATAGCATGCTGAAGAAGCCGAAGCTTTGTCCGGATGGCAATCCTATTCCCGACAAGAACAGCAACGTAGTAGAGTTGACTCAGCTTCCGGAGAAAAGCAAGGCAGAGGTTGTGTTTGTAGCCAGCAAGAGCAAGGCATGCTTTGAGCGCTTGAATTCACTCGGGTTTGTTCCTCAGGCAAAAGTCAGGGTAGTGCGCAAATTAAACGGAGGACCCCTGATCTTGAATATAAAAGGAAGCAAGATCGCCCTAGGGCCCGATGTTTGCGCGAGCATATTTGTGGAGAAAAAATGA
- a CDS encoding lmo0937 family membrane protein, protein MLYTIAVILVVLWLLGLVTSYTLGGFIHVLLVIAIVVILLRLISGRKPL, encoded by the coding sequence ATGTTATACACAATCGCGGTTATTTTGGTCGTGCTTTGGCTGTTAGGTCTGGTCACCTCATACACTTTGGGCGGGTTTATACACGTCTTGCTCGTCATCGCTATTGTCGTTATTCTTTTGCGTTTGATCAGCGGACGTAAACCGCTTTGA
- a CDS encoding ferritin-like domain-containing protein, protein MGKKAREIVGIDLKDLIKDLNKAYCDEWLAYYAWWFMSQTVDGKGYEDMAEFLGKIAKDELEHATELADRIVKLGGIPTSSLSDIEKNANSPYPGVMKNLHDYDTIIKLVTAAEAGAIEVYNKIAKKTFGKDHATYQLVTHIMSEEITHEETFENLKEK, encoded by the coding sequence ATGGGCAAGAAAGCCAGGGAAATAGTCGGGATCGACCTGAAGGACCTTATCAAGGACCTGAATAAGGCGTATTGCGACGAGTGGCTCGCTTACTACGCGTGGTGGTTCATGTCTCAGACCGTTGACGGGAAGGGCTATGAGGATATGGCCGAGTTCCTGGGCAAGATTGCCAAGGACGAGCTCGAGCATGCCACGGAATTGGCGGACAGAATAGTCAAGCTTGGCGGCATCCCGACAAGCAGCCTGAGCGACATTGAGAAGAACGCGAACAGCCCGTATCCGGGCGTGATGAAGAACTTACACGATTACGACACGATAATCAAGCTAGTCACAGCCGCGGAAGCTGGGGCGATAGAGGTCTATAACAAGATCGCCAAAAAGACCTTCGGTAAAGACCACGCGACCTACCAGCTCGTCACCCACATAATGAGCGAAGAGATAACCCATGAGGAGACCTTCGAGAACCTGAAAGAAAAATAA
- a CDS encoding XTP/dITP diphosphatase translates to MFEIVISSRNKEKKRELKALLKGLGIKVLDLNDFPGAPKVKETGKTFEANARLKALKIAKYTKRLVMADDSGLAVKALGGRPGVRSARFAGNKADYEGNNRKLLRLLESVPGNKRGAKFVSVVAIAGPDGIKGIVRGECSGRITFEPKGANGFGYDPVFFSPEFKKTFAELSASQKNSISHRGRALKKARTIIRSLRRSRS, encoded by the coding sequence GTGTTCGAGATAGTCATATCATCAAGGAATAAAGAAAAGAAGCGTGAGCTCAAAGCCCTCCTTAAAGGCCTCGGCATAAAAGTCCTCGACCTGAACGATTTTCCCGGTGCCCCGAAGGTAAAAGAGACGGGAAAGACTTTCGAGGCGAACGCCAGGCTCAAAGCCCTTAAGATAGCGAAATACACAAAACGGTTGGTTATGGCCGATGATTCGGGCCTTGCCGTCAAAGCGCTCGGCGGAAGGCCGGGCGTCCGTTCCGCTAGGTTCGCGGGAAATAAAGCCGACTATGAAGGTAATAACCGGAAACTGTTAAGGCTTCTTGAGAGTGTGCCGGGGAATAAGAGGGGAGCTAAATTCGTTTCTGTGGTCGCGATCGCCGGGCCTGACGGCATTAAAGGTATAGTCAGGGGAGAATGCTCCGGCAGGATAACTTTTGAACCCAAGGGCGCAAACGGCTTCGGCTACGACCCGGTATTCTTTTCGCCGGAATTCAAGAAGACTTTCGCGGAACTTTCCGCTTCACAGAAGAATTCTATAAGCCACCGCGGCCGCGCGTTAAAGAAAGCGCGGACCATCATTCGTTCCCTCCGAAGATCCCGTTCTTGA
- the rph gene encoding ribonuclease PH, whose product MIKRADGRGAEFLRKVNVTRNYMKFAEGSCLMELGETKVICSASVEENVPMFLKGKGTGWVTSEYGMLPRSCQQRVQREAVRGAIGGRTHEIQRLVGRSLRAVVDLPVLGERSVWIDCDVIQADGGTRCASITGSFIALADALSWMKKKGMITKIPVLDYVAATSVGMIKGEPVLDLTFQEDSNADVDMNIVMTGGGKFIEVQGTAEGEPFDGEELHKLLELAKKGIGQLIDIQKKTLGI is encoded by the coding sequence ATGATAAAAAGAGCGGACGGGCGCGGCGCGGAATTCTTAAGGAAGGTGAATGTCACGCGCAATTATATGAAATTCGCCGAAGGGTCGTGCCTTATGGAATTGGGCGAGACGAAGGTCATCTGCTCCGCCTCGGTCGAAGAGAATGTCCCGATGTTCCTTAAGGGCAAGGGGACGGGCTGGGTGACTTCCGAATACGGTATGCTTCCCCGTTCGTGCCAGCAGAGGGTGCAGAGGGAAGCGGTCCGGGGCGCGATAGGCGGAAGGACGCACGAAATACAGCGCCTGGTCGGGCGTTCGCTCAGGGCCGTGGTCGACCTCCCGGTATTAGGGGAAAGGTCGGTCTGGATAGATTGCGACGTCATCCAGGCGGACGGCGGCACGCGTTGCGCCTCGATAACCGGAAGTTTCATCGCGCTTGCCGACGCGTTATCATGGATGAAGAAGAAGGGCATGATAACGAAGATCCCGGTGCTCGATTACGTGGCCGCGACAAGCGTAGGCATGATAAAAGGCGAGCCGGTCCTCGACCTGACTTTCCAGGAGGACTCGAACGCCGATGTCGACATGAATATCGTCATGACCGGCGGGGGGAAGTTCATCGAGGTCCAGGGAACGGCCGAGGGCGAACCTTTTGACGGCGAAGAGCTGCATAAATTGCTCGAACTCGCCAAGAAGGGCATAGGCCAGCTTATCGACATACAGAAGAAGACATTGGGTATTTAA
- a CDS encoding redoxin domain-containing protein, translating to MVMRRARLIFIVSFLVTPLLLSAAYSANDSLIGSSAPSFKIISGDKEALTLDDIKGKVVVLFYEAKIAIEQNRKLKTSLDVFYDEQSDSVKKDIVRIGVIDCQGVLFRREWEKNLRHNSEKEKLTIYGDWDGKMSADYHAKEDESNVIIINKKGIIRYYASGQVEDKDIGIIEDLLKNLVKEN from the coding sequence ATGGTGATGCGTAGGGCACGTTTAATTTTTATCGTTTCTTTTCTCGTCACCCCACTCTTATTATCTGCAGCCTATTCCGCAAACGACAGCTTAATCGGCAGCTCCGCCCCTTCTTTCAAAATCATATCGGGAGATAAAGAAGCATTGACCTTAGATGATATAAAAGGCAAAGTGGTGGTATTGTTTTATGAAGCAAAAATCGCTATCGAGCAAAACCGAAAACTAAAGACCAGCCTTGATGTGTTTTACGACGAACAATCCGATTCCGTAAAAAAAGATATTGTCAGGATAGGAGTGATCGATTGCCAAGGCGTATTGTTTAGAAGAGAGTGGGAAAAGAACCTCCGGCATAATTCGGAAAAGGAAAAGTTGACGATATACGGCGACTGGGATGGAAAAATGTCCGCTGATTATCACGCCAAGGAAGACGAAAGCAATGTGATAATCATAAATAAGAAAGGTATCATAAGATATTACGCTTCAGGCCAGGTTGAGGATAAAGATATCGGCATTATTGAAGACCTGCTGAAAAATCTCGTTAAGGAAAATTGA
- a CDS encoding L-lactate dehydrogenase: MATSKSTTELRPKVSIIGCGNVGMRYAYALIMKGLARSVVITDMDKKRLEGEVMDLSHGAPYLSPVEIASGDYPDIKDSDLVVITAGKKQKPGQTRLALAKDNVEIFRQVVSQIVKYAPSAILLIATNPVDILSYAAYKFSSKPANEVIGSGTVLDTARFRFLLAKHCKIDPHNVHAYILGEHGNSESPIWSNATIGGVLFKNYCSVCGDRHGCRHEEKLEEIFFEVRDSAYKIIEKKGETSYGIGLSLARITQAILHDENAVLPVSSLITGYLDMRDVYLSLPAVVNKNGVRGLLTLELTKKEEKALKKSSSAIKEVIKEVGL, from the coding sequence ATCGCCACCAGTAAATCTACAACTGAATTAAGACCAAAGGTTTCAATCATCGGTTGCGGTAACGTGGGGATGCGTTATGCCTACGCGCTGATCATGAAAGGGCTGGCAAGAAGCGTTGTTATAACCGATATGGACAAAAAGCGCCTTGAAGGGGAAGTCATGGACCTGTCCCACGGCGCGCCTTATCTCTCACCGGTTGAGATCGCCTCCGGAGACTACCCGGATATAAAAGATTCCGATCTGGTGGTGATAACCGCCGGTAAGAAGCAAAAGCCCGGCCAGACCAGGCTCGCGCTTGCCAAAGACAATGTAGAGATCTTCCGGCAGGTAGTATCTCAGATAGTCAAATATGCCCCTTCGGCCATCCTCTTGATTGCAACCAATCCCGTAGATATCCTATCGTACGCGGCTTACAAATTTTCGTCTAAGCCGGCAAATGAAGTGATCGGCTCCGGGACGGTTCTGGATACGGCGCGCTTCCGGTTCCTTTTAGCCAAGCACTGTAAAATAGATCCGCACAACGTCCATGCCTATATTCTGGGCGAGCACGGGAATAGTGAATCGCCTATTTGGAGTAACGCTACGATCGGCGGGGTTTTGTTTAAAAATTATTGTTCAGTGTGCGGCGACAGACACGGGTGCCGCCACGAGGAAAAGCTGGAAGAAATATTTTTCGAAGTAAGGGATTCCGCCTATAAGATCATAGAAAAGAAGGGCGAGACGTCATATGGGATCGGCCTGTCTTTGGCAAGGATAACACAGGCGATCCTTCATGATGAAAACGCGGTCTTGCCTGTGTCAAGCCTGATCACCGGTTATCTGGATATGCGCGATGTATATCTAAGCCTTCCCGCCGTAGTTAACAAGAACGGCGTTAGAGGGCTTTTGACACTCGAGCTTACTAAAAAAGAAGAGAAGGCGCTCAAAAAATCTTCAAGCGCTATCAAAGAAGTTATTAAAGAAGTCGGGTTGTAG
- a CDS encoding AsmA-like C-terminal region-containing protein yields the protein MQEQPKRRGIPFLRKIFFLFILFVILGSIGLWYVNENIMPTKGKSLIIEYLTKATGREVTLESVYYNPFRGIVLRNLAISDEPKYKRKFLEVGKLYLNILYIPLLHEKKLVISSVRIDSPKIALTVDDRDKWNFQSLAFLNQPKSGGGDMTTIVNSVIISNARIALEDLAAVPAFRKELKDTDLQVSLSYPLKIKYRLNSGLDIKQANFFSADGQFDPFKKSATLNLKLKDIPLAEFQPYYTDLPFKALAGNLSGNISASYSHEKSLTVATVSSVTGLVFGREDYTAKGAIDLSGKIILDLKDKAGAKMPCVINAAAKLAVVELVSKDFSVKGDVDANGKFSFDLKDKTVPLKYTADTQLRDTKIAGVPVFGAIDRINGKIYFDETKLWTDLLKGLAKGFDCVFSGTVKDYSNPRLDLTAKTDLDLARLNELLAPDMKEKLKGYTFSGISKLSLNVSGMLKQQDKVPLAYIVTSELLDCGVKTAFLDKPVKSINGKLVVKQDSLALKDISAFFDDKKYLLSGEVTGFKAPACDLSLSSDDLKLRTAFKYMEDSVTFGKFDGRYKDTVFNLSGSYANFKDPAVSVKGTVVTRIGEISRHLPKESAEFLNKLNPATSLSSSFEFKGKARKQETWDLLLNKFEGKSSAVDLAVFGSISDFKDPSLDLRGSLNTTVEELKKFLAPQQAEMLTKSEVGGDLTLKFVFKGKQKSQDTWQADLIADSPQVNIKKFKLAGCHLEAKFKDKFLTFPRVTANPYDGALAANAVIDFSQQNPQYVVQVAVRDIDISRWKDDTDMKDKKLQGRFSANADLGGFGSNLETLKGKGKFEIKDGHFWELPVFSGIANILYIPGVSNIAFGEARGTFSIANKKVYTEDTQMVSEQMKLTGNGTVDFDGNLDFQTTVTFDKGLLQIASPLGPFRDFLIDKEGNYLGIITLNGTTKDPKFKTNAPSFDRIFQNKLFNNIKNGIFGGNE from the coding sequence ATGCAGGAACAACCGAAACGCAGGGGTATCCCCTTTTTACGGAAGATATTCTTCTTATTCATATTGTTCGTCATCCTGGGCTCTATCGGGCTTTGGTATGTCAACGAGAATATCATGCCCACGAAGGGTAAGTCGCTCATTATCGAGTACCTCACAAAGGCGACCGGCCGCGAGGTCACGCTTGAGAGCGTCTATTACAACCCGTTCAGGGGCATCGTCCTGAGGAACCTGGCGATCTCCGACGAACCGAAATATAAAAGGAAGTTCCTGGAGGTCGGAAAGCTTTACCTGAATATCCTCTATATCCCCCTTCTCCATGAGAAGAAGCTGGTGATCTCGTCGGTAAGGATCGACTCGCCGAAAATAGCCCTCACCGTAGACGATCGGGACAAGTGGAACTTCCAGTCGCTCGCCTTCCTTAACCAGCCTAAATCCGGGGGCGGAGATATGACCACCATCGTCAACAGCGTCATCATATCCAACGCGCGGATAGCGCTCGAGGACCTCGCCGCCGTACCGGCTTTCAGGAAAGAATTGAAGGATACGGATCTCCAGGTATCTCTCTCGTACCCGCTTAAGATCAAATACAGGTTAAACTCCGGGCTTGACATAAAACAGGCTAATTTCTTTTCGGCCGACGGGCAATTCGATCCCTTCAAAAAAAGCGCGACACTCAATCTTAAGCTTAAGGACATACCGCTTGCGGAATTCCAGCCGTATTACACGGATCTGCCGTTCAAGGCCCTGGCCGGGAACCTGAGCGGGAACATCAGCGCTTCCTATTCCCATGAGAAAAGCCTGACGGTCGCGACTGTCTCGTCGGTCACCGGGCTGGTCTTCGGCCGCGAGGATTACACCGCGAAAGGCGCCATCGACCTGAGCGGAAAGATAATTTTAGACCTAAAGGACAAGGCCGGAGCAAAGATGCCATGCGTCATAAACGCCGCCGCTAAACTGGCCGTGGTCGAGCTCGTATCGAAAGATTTCTCGGTAAAAGGCGACGTCGACGCGAACGGCAAATTCTCGTTCGACCTTAAGGACAAGACCGTTCCCCTGAAATATACGGCCGACACGCAGCTGCGCGACACGAAGATCGCCGGAGTGCCGGTCTTCGGCGCAATAGACAGGATAAACGGAAAAATATACTTCGACGAGACGAAACTCTGGACAGACCTGCTTAAGGGGCTCGCAAAGGGTTTCGACTGCGTATTCTCCGGGACGGTAAAGGACTATAGCAATCCCCGCCTGGACCTGACCGCAAAGACCGACCTCGACCTCGCGCGGCTCAACGAACTGCTTGCGCCGGATATGAAGGAAAAACTTAAGGGTTACACATTCAGCGGGATAAGCAAGCTCTCGCTTAACGTCAGCGGCATGCTGAAACAGCAGGATAAGGTCCCCCTCGCCTACATCGTTACTTCCGAACTTTTGGATTGCGGCGTAAAAACGGCTTTCCTGGATAAGCCCGTCAAATCGATAAACGGGAAGCTCGTCGTGAAACAGGACTCGCTGGCGCTGAAAGATATCTCGGCGTTCTTTGACGACAAAAAATACCTTTTAAGCGGAGAGGTAACGGGCTTCAAGGCGCCGGCGTGCGACCTCTCGCTCTCCTCGGATGACCTTAAGCTGAGGACGGCGTTCAAGTACATGGAAGATTCCGTGACGTTCGGAAAATTCGACGGACGGTACAAGGATACGGTCTTCAACCTCTCCGGGTCTTACGCTAATTTCAAGGATCCTGCCGTCAGCGTAAAGGGAACGGTCGTGACGAGGATTGGCGAGATATCCCGGCATCTCCCGAAGGAGAGCGCGGAATTCCTCAATAAACTCAATCCCGCCACATCCCTCTCTTCCTCTTTTGAGTTCAAAGGAAAGGCAAGGAAACAGGAGACGTGGGACCTCCTGCTTAATAAATTTGAAGGGAAATCAAGCGCCGTAGACCTGGCGGTTTTCGGCTCCATATCGGATTTCAAAGACCCTTCTCTGGACCTCCGCGGCAGCCTTAACACGACCGTTGAGGAGCTGAAAAAATTCCTGGCGCCGCAGCAGGCGGAGATGCTCACAAAGAGCGAGGTCGGCGGGGACCTTACATTGAAATTCGTATTTAAAGGCAAGCAAAAGTCCCAGGATACCTGGCAGGCCGACCTGATTGCCGATTCCCCGCAGGTCAACATCAAGAAATTTAAATTAGCCGGTTGCCATCTCGAGGCCAAATTCAAGGATAAGTTCCTGACTTTCCCCCGCGTCACCGCCAACCCGTATGACGGCGCATTAGCCGCTAACGCGGTCATCGATTTCAGCCAGCAGAATCCCCAGTATGTCGTGCAGGTCGCGGTGCGGGATATCGATATCAGCAGGTGGAAGGATGATACCGATATGAAAGATAAAAAACTGCAGGGGCGTTTTTCGGCGAACGCCGATTTGGGCGGGTTCGGGAGCAACCTGGAGACTCTGAAAGGCAAAGGAAAGTTCGAGATAAAAGACGGGCATTTCTGGGAATTGCCGGTATTCTCCGGGATAGCGAATATCCTTTATATACCCGGGGTAAGCAATATAGCCTTCGGCGAAGCGCGCGGGACCTTTAGTATCGCGAACAAAAAAGTATATACGGAAGATACCCAGATGGTCTCCGAGCAGATGAAACTGACAGGCAACGGCACGGTGGATTTCGACGGCAACCTCGATTTCCAGACCACCGTGACTTTCGACAAAGGCCTTCTTCAGATAGCTTCTCCCCTCGGGCCGTTCCGCGACTTCTTAATAGATAAAGAAGGCAATTATCTCGGCATCATAACACTGAACGGGACGACAAAAGACCCGAAGTTCAAGACCAACGCGCCTAGCTTTGACAGGATATTCCAAAACAAACTTTTCAATAACATCAAGAACGGGATCTTCGGAGGGAACGAATGA